A stretch of Paracoccus sp. N5 DNA encodes these proteins:
- a CDS encoding F0F1 ATP synthase subunit B', whose translation MFSLLQQTAPVVVEETETVVITESAEAAGHGADAAHAVAGAADAAHGAAGHAASAPGMPQLDFTTFGNQIFWLLVVLAVIYWVLSRIALPRIGGVISDRQGAITGDLMAAEEFKQKAKEAEAAYDKALADARSEAQKIIAANKAEMQKELDAAIAHADAEIGARSAESEKRIGEIRASAVEDARSVAREVTAALVENFGGAADQNLVGEAVDQRLKGTLQ comes from the coding sequence ATGTTCAGCCTGTTGCAACAGACCGCGCCCGTCGTGGTCGAAGAAACCGAAACGGTGGTCATCACCGAATCCGCCGAAGCGGCGGGCCATGGCGCCGATGCGGCCCATGCCGTTGCCGGTGCTGCGGATGCTGCCCATGGTGCGGCCGGCCACGCCGCCAGCGCCCCCGGCATGCCGCAACTGGATTTCACGACCTTCGGCAACCAGATCTTCTGGCTGCTGGTCGTGCTGGCCGTGATCTATTGGGTCCTGTCGCGCATCGCGCTGCCGCGCATCGGCGGGGTCATCTCGGACCGGCAGGGCGCGATCACCGGCGACCTGATGGCGGCCGAGGAATTCAAGCAGAAGGCCAAGGAAGCCGAGGCCGCCTATGACAAGGCGCTGGCCGACGCCCGCTCCGAGGCGCAGAAGATCATCGCCGCCAACAAGGCCGAGATGCAGAAGGAACTCGATGCCGCCATCGCCCATGCGGATGCGGAAATCGGTGCCCGCTCGGCCGAGTCCGAGAAGCGCATCGGCGAGATCCGCGCCTCGGCCGTCGAGGATGCGCGCTCGGTCGCCCGCGAGGTGACGGCCGCTCTGGTTGAGAATTTCGGCGGCGCCGCGGACCAGAACCTGGTCGGCGAGGCGGTCGATCAGCGGCTGAAGGGGACGCTGCAATGA
- a CDS encoding F0F1 ATP synthase subunit B — MKRLSVLFALMASPALAATGPFFSLRNTDFIVTLAFLLFVGILVYFRVPQIVGGLLDKRAEGIRNDLAEARRLREEAQEIYASYERRQREVKTQADEIVANAKREAVLEAEKAKKALQLSIERRLKAAEEQIASAEGDAVRAVRDRAIQTAISAATEILGKQATAEQRAAGIDKAIDDVARRLN, encoded by the coding sequence ATGAAACGTCTGAGCGTTCTCTTTGCCCTGATGGCGAGCCCGGCCCTGGCGGCCACCGGCCCGTTCTTCTCGCTGCGCAACACCGACTTCATCGTCACGCTGGCCTTCCTGCTGTTCGTCGGCATCCTGGTCTATTTCCGGGTGCCGCAGATCGTCGGCGGCCTGCTGGACAAGCGTGCCGAAGGCATCCGCAACGACCTGGCCGAAGCCCGCCGCCTGCGCGAGGAAGCGCAGGAGATCTATGCGAGCTACGAGCGGCGCCAGCGCGAGGTCAAGACCCAGGCCGACGAGATCGTCGCCAATGCCAAGCGCGAGGCCGTGCTGGAGGCCGAGAAAGCCAAGAAGGCGCTGCAGCTGTCGATCGAGCGTCGTCTGAAGGCCGCCGAAGAGCAGATCGCCAGCGCCGAGGGCGATGCGGTCCGTGCCGTGCGCGACCGGGCGATCCAGACCGCGATCTCGGCCGCGACCGAGATCCTGGGCAAGCAGGCCACCGCCGAACAGCGCGCCGCCGGCATCGACAAGGCCATCGACGACGTGGCGCGCCGGCTGAACTGA
- a CDS encoding OmpA family protein, with protein MKTRIPLLLASAGAIALTACAPTDQYGSTGSTTGQGMNRAQQGAIAGAVVGGILGATRDSDKNGQGKDAIKGAIVGAAVGGVGGAILDQQQKALQQSLNNPNIRVVNNGNHLSVIMPESTLFATDSAAVGAQGQNDLYTIARNLNQYPNSTIQVVGHTDSTGSAAYNQDLSERRARSVAGILTAGGVASNRVSTAGRGASQPIASNDTAAGRAQNRRVEILIFPSR; from the coding sequence ATGAAGACCCGTATTCCGTTGCTTCTCGCCTCGGCCGGCGCGATCGCCCTGACGGCCTGCGCGCCGACCGACCAATATGGCAGCACCGGCAGCACCACCGGCCAGGGCATGAATCGTGCCCAACAAGGCGCCATCGCCGGCGCCGTGGTCGGCGGCATCCTGGGCGCGACCCGCGACAGTGACAAGAACGGCCAGGGCAAGGACGCCATCAAGGGCGCCATCGTCGGCGCGGCGGTCGGCGGCGTCGGCGGCGCGATCCTCGACCAGCAGCAGAAGGCGCTGCAGCAGTCGCTGAACAACCCGAACATCCGCGTGGTGAACAACGGCAACCACCTGTCGGTGATCATGCCGGAATCGACGCTGTTTGCGACCGATTCGGCGGCGGTGGGCGCGCAGGGGCAGAACGACCTCTACACCATCGCGCGCAACCTGAACCAGTATCCGAACAGCACGATCCAGGTCGTCGGCCATACCGACAGCACCGGCTCGGCCGCCTACAACCAGGACCTTTCCGAGCGCCGGGCACGGTCGGTCGCCGGCATCCTGACCGCCGGCGGCGTGGCCTCGAACCGCGTCTCGACCGCGGGCCGCGGTGCCAGCCAGCCCATCGCCTCGAACGACACCGCCGCGGGCCGGGCGCAGAACCGCCGCGTCGAGATCCTGATCTTCCCCTCGCGCTGA
- a CDS encoding methylated-DNA--[protein]-cysteine S-methyltransferase, with protein MTRTLFSPAAPASGLRIALATRPVGNAEVLCLGRFETPLGTVVALGTGGALRGLGFAGEMAPEAVLADLMARWPGARAVEAPEALAPAITALLSDSGEITVALSGTDFQLAVWRALAEVPAGQVISYAVLAERIGRPRALRAVGTAVGQNPVSWAIPCHRVTRTDGSIGGYHWGEAVKRALLAREGASIAPRAIAAL; from the coding sequence ATGACCCGGACGTTGTTTTCCCCCGCCGCCCCCGCCAGCGGGTTGCGTATCGCCCTTGCCACCCGGCCCGTCGGGAATGCAGAGGTGCTGTGCCTGGGCCGCTTCGAGACGCCGCTCGGCACCGTGGTGGCGCTGGGTACCGGCGGCGCGCTTCGGGGTCTGGGCTTTGCCGGCGAGATGGCGCCCGAGGCGGTGCTGGCCGACCTGATGGCGCGCTGGCCCGGCGCCCGCGCGGTCGAGGCGCCCGAGGCGCTGGCCCCTGCCATCACCGCCCTGCTCTCGGACAGCGGCGAGATCACCGTCGCGCTTTCCGGCACCGACTTCCAGCTGGCGGTCTGGCGCGCGCTGGCCGAAGTGCCGGCTGGCCAGGTCATCAGCTATGCCGTGCTGGCCGAGCGCATCGGCCGGCCGCGGGCGCTGCGGGCGGTCGGCACGGCGGTGGGGCAGAACCCGGTCAGCTGGGCCATCCCCTGCCACCGCGTCACCCGCACCGACGGCAGCATCGGCGGCTATCACTGGGGCGAGGCGGTCAAGCGCGCCCTGCTGGCCCGCGAAGGCGCGAGCATCGCGCCGCGCGCCATCGCCGCATTGTGA
- the nth gene encoding endonuclease III, translated as MARSASLRTPPALPYAAQVAIFSRFREANPHPVTELEYTNAFTLLVAVALSAQATDVGVNKATKALFARISTPQQMLELGLDALTEQIKTIGLYRQKARNVIALSRILVEDYGGEVPQSRAALMTLPGVGRKTANVVLNSVFDFPAQAVDTHIFRVGNRTRIAPGRDVEAVERAIEDNVPVPFQQNAHHWLILHGRYICQARRPRCKICPIEDLCPYEEKTE; from the coding sequence ATGGCACGCAGCGCATCCCTTCGCACCCCCCCGGCCTTGCCCTATGCGGCGCAGGTGGCGATCTTCTCGCGCTTCCGCGAGGCGAACCCGCATCCGGTGACCGAGCTGGAATACACCAATGCCTTCACCCTGCTGGTCGCGGTGGCGCTGTCGGCGCAGGCGACCGACGTGGGGGTGAACAAGGCGACCAAGGCGCTGTTCGCCAGGATCTCGACACCGCAGCAGATGCTGGAGCTGGGCCTGGACGCGCTGACCGAGCAGATCAAGACCATCGGTCTTTACCGCCAGAAAGCCAGGAACGTCATCGCCCTGTCGCGCATCCTGGTCGAGGACTACGGCGGAGAGGTGCCGCAATCGCGCGCCGCGCTGATGACCCTGCCGGGCGTCGGCCGCAAGACGGCGAACGTGGTGCTGAACAGCGTCTTCGACTTCCCGGCCCAGGCGGTCGACACCCATATCTTCCGCGTCGGCAACCGCACCCGCATCGCGCCGGGCCGCGACGTCGAGGCGGTCGAACGCGCCATCGAGGACAATGTTCCCGTCCCCTTCCAGCAGAATGCGCATCACTGGCTGATCCTGCATGGCCGCTATATCTGCCAGGCGCGCCGCCCGCGCTGCAAGATCTGCCCCATCGAAGACCTCTGCCCCTATGAGGAGAAGACCGAATGA
- a CDS encoding adenosine kinase → MTTPYVIGIGNAVMDVIAPTSEATLARLGVQRGIMQLIDRERSEFLMAAQSADPQAGKARLVPGGSVANTLAGLGMMGLRTAFIGKVAGDPLGLSYAEQTEAAGTVFVNPPVAGPVAPTSRSIIFVTPDGERSMNTYLGISGEIGPEDVNPATFSGCDWLFLEGYLFDKPEGKAAFLKAAEACHAAGGQAGIALSDPFCVDRHREGFRRLVAGPMDYVIGNVHEWQSLYQVEDLEQALTLAQADCSTVICTRSGEDAILIRGEERVTAPVHRVVPIDATGAGDQFAAGLIHGLARGVPLAVAGRMGCIAAAEVISHVGARPETDLLAAFRSEGLI, encoded by the coding sequence ATGACCACCCCCTATGTGATCGGCATCGGCAATGCCGTGATGGACGTGATCGCGCCGACCTCGGAGGCCACGCTGGCGCGGCTGGGGGTGCAGCGCGGCATCATGCAGCTGATCGACCGCGAGCGGTCCGAGTTCCTGATGGCGGCGCAATCGGCCGATCCGCAGGCCGGCAAGGCGCGGCTGGTGCCGGGCGGCTCGGTGGCGAATACGCTGGCGGGGCTGGGGATGATGGGGCTGCGCACGGCCTTCATCGGCAAGGTGGCGGGCGACCCCCTGGGCCTGTCCTATGCCGAGCAGACCGAGGCGGCGGGCACGGTCTTCGTCAACCCGCCGGTCGCGGGCCCGGTCGCGCCGACCTCGCGCTCGATCATCTTCGTGACGCCGGACGGCGAGCGCTCGATGAACACCTATCTGGGGATTTCCGGCGAGATCGGCCCCGAGGACGTCAACCCCGCCACCTTCAGCGGCTGCGACTGGCTGTTCCTCGAAGGTTATCTCTTCGACAAGCCCGAGGGCAAGGCCGCCTTCCTGAAGGCGGCCGAGGCCTGCCACGCCGCGGGCGGCCAGGCGGGGATCGCGCTGTCGGACCCGTTCTGCGTCGACCGCCACCGCGAGGGTTTCCGCAGGCTGGTCGCCGGGCCGATGGACTATGTCATCGGCAATGTCCATGAATGGCAATCGCTTTACCAGGTCGAGGATCTGGAGCAGGCGCTGACCCTTGCGCAGGCCGATTGCAGCACGGTGATCTGCACCCGCTCGGGCGAGGACGCCATCCTGATCCGGGGCGAGGAACGGGTGACGGCGCCGGTGCATCGCGTGGTGCCGATCGATGCCACCGGCGCCGGGGACCAGTTCGCCGCCGGGCTGATCCACGGCCTGGCGCGCGGTGTGCCGCTGGCCGTCGCGGGCCGCATGGGCTGCATCGCGGCGGCCGAGGTGATCTCGCATGTCGGCGCCCGGCCTGAAACCGATCTGCTGGCCGCCTTTCGGAGCGAAGGGCTGATCTAG
- a CDS encoding 3-hydroxyacyl-CoA dehydrogenase NAD-binding domain-containing protein — MTDFTMDKGADGVAIITWDVPGKSMNVLSLDGAAELNGLIDDALADTAVKGVVITSGKKDFAAGMDLNVIAGMKQGGAQAVFDGVMTLHRLLRKIELAGMDPKTKKGGKPIAAALPGTALGIGLELPLATHRIFAAENPKAKIGLPEIMVGIFPGAGGTTRLVRKLGAMGAAPFLLEGKLSDPAKAKSAGLIDEVVADPLQAARDWVLKAGDADLVKPWDAKGYKMPGGEPYHPAGFMTFVGASAMVHGKTLGVYPAAKALLSAVYEGAMVPFDTALKIEARWFTNVLMNPSSTAMIRSLFINKEALEKGANRPEAPDQTVRKLGILGAGMMGAGIAYVSAMAGIEVVLIDSTQEAAERGKSYSTGLLDKAISRRKSTEEKKAEVLARITPTTDYAALQGCDLVVEAVFEDPAVKAEVTKRAEAVLPQDAIFATNTSTLPISDLARASARPDQFIGIHFFSPVDKMLLVEIIKGKQTGPRAVAKALDFVRQIRKTPIVVNDARFFYANRCIIPYINEGIRMVAEGVSPTLIENAAKMMGMPLGPLQLVDETSIDLGVKIAKATRAAMGAAYPDDAVDAVIFKLADQGRLGRKTKAGFYDYDEAGKRQGFWSGLATEWPEAETQPELTEIQHRLMFAQSLEAVRALQEGVLEDIREGDVGAILGWGFAPWSGGPFGWLDMLGAPRAVEIAENLTEKFGPRFTPPQLLKDMAAKGESFYGKTARKAA; from the coding sequence ATGACCGATTTCACCATGGATAAAGGCGCCGATGGCGTCGCCATCATCACCTGGGACGTGCCCGGCAAGTCGATGAACGTGCTGTCGCTGGACGGCGCGGCCGAGCTGAACGGGCTGATCGACGACGCGCTGGCCGATACGGCCGTGAAGGGCGTGGTCATCACCAGCGGCAAGAAGGATTTCGCCGCCGGCATGGACCTGAACGTCATCGCCGGCATGAAGCAGGGCGGCGCCCAGGCGGTCTTCGACGGGGTGATGACGCTGCATCGCCTGCTGCGCAAGATCGAGCTGGCCGGCATGGATCCTAAGACCAAGAAGGGCGGCAAGCCCATCGCGGCCGCCCTGCCCGGCACCGCGCTGGGGATCGGGCTGGAGCTGCCCTTGGCCACGCATCGCATCTTCGCCGCCGAGAACCCCAAGGCGAAGATCGGCCTGCCCGAGATCATGGTCGGCATCTTTCCCGGCGCCGGCGGCACCACCCGGCTGGTGCGCAAGCTGGGCGCCATGGGCGCGGCGCCCTTCCTGCTGGAAGGCAAGCTCAGCGACCCGGCCAAGGCAAAATCCGCCGGCCTGATCGATGAGGTGGTGGCCGATCCCCTGCAAGCCGCCCGCGACTGGGTGCTGAAGGCCGGCGATGCCGACCTGGTGAAGCCCTGGGACGCCAAGGGCTACAAGATGCCGGGCGGCGAGCCCTATCACCCGGCCGGCTTCATGACCTTCGTCGGTGCCAGCGCCATGGTGCATGGCAAGACGCTGGGCGTCTATCCGGCCGCCAAGGCCCTGCTGAGCGCCGTCTATGAAGGCGCCATGGTGCCCTTCGACACGGCGCTGAAGATCGAGGCGCGCTGGTTCACCAACGTGCTGATGAACCCCTCCAGCACGGCGATGATCCGCAGCCTGTTCATCAACAAGGAGGCGCTGGAGAAAGGCGCGAACCGCCCCGAGGCGCCGGACCAGACGGTCAGGAAACTCGGCATCCTCGGCGCCGGCATGATGGGCGCCGGCATCGCCTATGTCTCGGCCATGGCCGGGATCGAGGTGGTGCTGATCGACTCGACGCAAGAGGCGGCGGAGCGCGGCAAGTCCTACTCGACCGGCCTGCTCGACAAGGCGATCAGCCGCCGCAAATCCACCGAGGAGAAGAAGGCCGAGGTGCTGGCCCGCATCACCCCCACCACCGATTACGCCGCGCTGCAAGGCTGCGACCTGGTGGTCGAGGCGGTGTTCGAGGACCCCGCCGTCAAGGCCGAGGTGACGAAACGCGCCGAGGCGGTGCTTCCGCAGGACGCGATCTTCGCCACCAACACCTCGACCCTGCCGATCAGCGACTTGGCCCGCGCCAGCGCCCGGCCCGACCAGTTCATCGGCATCCACTTCTTCAGCCCGGTGGACAAGATGCTGCTGGTCGAGATCATCAAGGGCAAACAGACCGGCCCGCGCGCCGTGGCCAAGGCGCTGGACTTCGTGCGCCAGATCCGCAAGACCCCCATCGTGGTCAACGACGCGCGCTTCTTCTACGCCAACCGCTGCATCATCCCCTATATCAACGAGGGCATCCGCATGGTGGCCGAAGGGGTCAGCCCGACGCTGATCGAGAACGCGGCCAAGATGATGGGCATGCCGCTGGGACCGCTGCAGCTGGTGGACGAGACTTCGATCGACCTTGGCGTCAAGATCGCCAAGGCGACGCGCGCGGCCATGGGCGCGGCCTACCCGGACGATGCGGTGGATGCGGTAATCTTCAAGCTCGCCGACCAGGGGCGGCTGGGCCGCAAGACCAAGGCCGGCTTCTACGACTATGACGAGGCCGGCAAGCGCCAGGGCTTCTGGTCCGGCCTTGCGACCGAATGGCCCGAAGCCGAGACCCAGCCCGAGCTGACCGAGATCCAGCACCGGCTGATGTTCGCGCAATCGCTCGAGGCCGTTCGCGCGCTGCAGGAAGGCGTGCTCGAGGACATCCGCGAGGGCGATGTGGGCGCCATCCTCGGCTGGGGCTTCGCGCCCTGGTCGGGCGGCCCCTTCGGCTGGCTCGACATGCTGGGCGCCCCGCGTGCGGTCGAGATCGCCGAAAACCTCACCGAGAAGTTCGGCCCGCGCTTCACCCCGCCGCAGCTTCTGAAGGACATGGCGGCAAAGGGCGAAAGCTTCTACGGCAAGACCGCCCGCAAGGCGGCCTGA
- a CDS encoding acetyl-CoA C-acetyltransferase: MTDAYIYDAARTPRGKGRADGSLHEVTSVALSARLLDAINERNGLEGPAVEDVIWGNVTQVKEQGGCLARSAVLESGLDESIPGLSINRFCASGMEAVNLAANQVKAGAGQAYIAGGVEMMGRVPMGSDGAAIAVDPSLTFKTYFVPQGISADIIATEYGFTRDDADRLAVESQRRAAQAWQENRFARSIVPVKDQNGLVILDRDEYLRPGTTMEDLAKLRPAFKEMGETMPGFDKVAMLKYPHLDHIEHIHHAGNSSGIVDGAAAVLIGNAEFGKAHGLKPRARIRATAKIGTDPTIMLTGPVPVTEKILRDSGMAISDIDLFEVNEAFASVVLRFMQAFQVDPGVVNVNGGAIALGHPLGATGAIIIGTLLDELERQDKTVGLATLCIASGMGAATIIERV, translated from the coding sequence ATGACCGACGCCTATATCTACGATGCCGCCCGTACGCCGCGCGGCAAGGGCCGCGCCGATGGCAGCCTGCATGAAGTCACCTCGGTCGCGCTCTCGGCCCGGCTGCTCGACGCGATCAATGAGCGCAACGGGCTCGAGGGTCCTGCGGTCGAGGACGTGATCTGGGGCAATGTCACCCAGGTCAAGGAACAGGGCGGCTGCCTCGCACGCTCGGCCGTGCTGGAAAGCGGGCTGGACGAGAGCATCCCGGGCCTCTCGATCAACCGCTTCTGCGCCTCGGGCATGGAGGCGGTGAATCTGGCCGCGAACCAGGTCAAGGCCGGGGCCGGCCAGGCCTATATCGCCGGCGGGGTCGAGATGATGGGCCGCGTGCCGATGGGCAGCGACGGCGCCGCCATCGCCGTCGATCCCAGCCTGACCTTCAAGACCTATTTCGTGCCGCAGGGCATCAGCGCCGACATCATCGCCACCGAATACGGCTTTACCCGCGACGATGCCGACCGGCTGGCGGTTGAATCCCAGCGCCGCGCCGCCCAGGCCTGGCAGGAAAACCGCTTTGCCAGGTCCATCGTTCCGGTCAAGGACCAGAACGGGTTGGTGATCCTCGATCGCGACGAATACCTGCGCCCAGGCACCACGATGGAGGATCTGGCCAAGCTCCGGCCCGCCTTCAAGGAGATGGGCGAGACCATGCCCGGCTTCGACAAGGTGGCGATGCTGAAATACCCGCATCTGGACCATATCGAGCACATCCACCACGCCGGCAACAGCTCGGGCATCGTCGACGGCGCCGCCGCGGTGCTGATCGGCAATGCGGAATTCGGCAAGGCGCATGGGCTCAAGCCCCGCGCCCGCATCCGCGCCACCGCCAAGATCGGCACCGACCCGACGATCATGCTGACCGGCCCGGTGCCGGTAACGGAAAAGATCCTGCGCGACAGCGGCATGGCGATCAGCGACATCGACCTCTTCGAGGTGAACGAGGCCTTTGCCTCGGTCGTCTTGCGCTTCATGCAGGCCTTCCAGGTCGATCCCGGGGTCGTCAACGTCAATGGCGGCGCCATCGCCCTGGGGCACCCGCTGGGCGCGACCGGCGCCATCATCATCGGCACGCTGCTGGACGAGTTGGAGCGGCAGGACAAGACCGTGGGCCTCGCCACGCTCTGCATCGCGTCCGGCATGGGCGCGGCCACCATCATCGAGCGCGTCTGA
- a CDS encoding glutathione S-transferase — translation MPAQLHCFGESGHSYKVALMMQLTGYPWQPVFVDFFGGATRSPEYQALNEMAEAPVFIEDGRSLTQSGVILLHLAEKTGRFAEGDRDEILRWLFWDNHKGSAQFGALRFLMNFLPPEKRPAEVIGWMQGRCKAALKTLDRHLKGRDWLVADAPSIADLSCCSYLFYPEPFGFDRAEWPHIDAWLGRIQALPGWKHPYDLMPGSPADRAAKEDA, via the coding sequence GTGCCAGCCCAGCTTCATTGTTTCGGAGAATCCGGCCACTCCTACAAGGTGGCGCTGATGATGCAGCTGACCGGCTATCCCTGGCAGCCGGTCTTCGTGGATTTCTTCGGCGGCGCCACGCGCAGCCCGGAATACCAGGCGCTGAACGAAATGGCCGAGGCGCCGGTCTTCATCGAAGACGGCCGTAGCCTGACGCAATCCGGCGTCATCCTGCTGCATCTGGCCGAGAAGACCGGCCGCTTCGCCGAGGGCGACCGGGACGAGATCCTGCGCTGGCTGTTCTGGGACAATCACAAGGGCTCGGCGCAATTCGGCGCCTTGCGTTTCCTGATGAACTTCCTGCCGCCCGAGAAACGCCCGGCCGAGGTGATCGGCTGGATGCAGGGGCGCTGCAAGGCGGCTCTCAAGACCCTGGATCGGCATCTGAAGGGCCGCGACTGGCTGGTGGCCGACGCACCCAGCATCGCCGACCTGTCCTGTTGCAGCTATCTGTTTTACCCCGAGCCTTTCGGCTTCGACCGCGCCGAATGGCCGCATATCGACGCTTGGCTCGGCCGCATCCAGGCCCTGCCTGGCTGGAAACACCCCTATGACCTGATGCCCGGCAGCCCCGCCGACCGGGCCGCGAAGGAGGACGCATGA
- a CDS encoding acyl-CoA dehydrogenase C-terminal domain-containing protein, whose amino-acid sequence MTTYAAPIRDMQFVLHDVLRISQQDLPGHGDLDREFTEAVLAAAGKLAAEVLAPLNPVGDRQGCRLENGVVRTPEGFRAGFERMREGGWTALDCDPEFGGQGMPYVIGLAAGEMFSAANMAFTMYQGLTHGAYSAIHAHGSDEQKATYLPKMVSCEWTGTMNLTEPHAGTDLGLLRTKAEPQEDGSYRITGQKIFISAGDHDMAQNVIHLVLAKAPGGGEGTKGISLFIVPKFLMNEDGTLGERNAVSVGNLEEKMGIHGNATCVMNYDGARGWLLGELHKGMRAMFTMMNEARVGVGLQGYAVAEAAYQNAAAYARDRLQGRAVTGDANPSGPADPLIVHPDIRRNLMDQKSFLEGARALAFWGAHLIDRAHLAQDKQADDLVSLLTPVIKGFLTDKGFETAVQAQQVFGGHGYIEEQGMSQFVRDARIAMIYEGANGVQALDLVGRKLAAEGGKPIMAFFEMVKAEIKAQEADETLRVQFCEPLKAASKDLQSAAMFFMEQGMKNPNAALAGSYDFMHLFGHVALGLMWTRMAAASRKALEEGTQDAAFHETKLATGRYYMARQLPATAMHLARIRSGAEPVMALDAARF is encoded by the coding sequence ATGACCACCTATGCCGCCCCCATCCGCGACATGCAATTCGTGCTGCACGACGTGCTGCGGATCTCGCAGCAGGACTTGCCCGGTCATGGCGATCTGGACCGCGAATTCACCGAAGCCGTGCTGGCCGCCGCCGGCAAGCTGGCCGCCGAGGTGCTGGCGCCGCTGAACCCGGTCGGCGACCGCCAGGGCTGCCGGCTGGAAAATGGCGTGGTGCGCACGCCCGAGGGCTTCAGGGCCGGTTTCGAGCGCATGCGCGAAGGCGGCTGGACCGCGCTGGACTGCGACCCCGAATTCGGCGGCCAGGGCATGCCCTATGTGATCGGCCTGGCGGCGGGCGAGATGTTCTCGGCCGCGAACATGGCCTTCACCATGTATCAGGGCCTGACCCATGGCGCCTATTCGGCGATCCACGCCCATGGCAGCGACGAACAGAAGGCGACCTACCTGCCGAAGATGGTCAGCTGCGAATGGACCGGCACCATGAACCTGACCGAGCCGCATGCCGGCACCGACCTGGGTCTGCTGCGCACCAAGGCCGAGCCGCAGGAGGACGGCAGCTACCGCATCACCGGGCAGAAGATCTTTATCTCGGCCGGCGACCACGACATGGCGCAGAACGTCATCCACCTGGTGCTGGCCAAGGCGCCCGGCGGCGGCGAGGGCACCAAGGGCATCTCGCTCTTCATCGTGCCGAAATTCCTGATGAACGAGGACGGGACCTTGGGCGAACGCAACGCGGTCTCGGTCGGGAACCTGGAAGAAAAGATGGGCATTCACGGCAATGCCACCTGCGTGATGAATTACGACGGCGCCAGGGGCTGGCTGCTGGGCGAGCTGCACAAGGGCATGCGCGCCATGTTCACCATGATGAACGAGGCCCGCGTCGGCGTCGGGTTGCAAGGCTATGCCGTGGCCGAGGCGGCCTATCAGAACGCTGCCGCCTATGCCCGCGACCGGCTGCAGGGCCGGGCGGTGACCGGCGACGCCAACCCCTCGGGCCCGGCCGATCCGCTGATCGTGCATCCCGACATCCGCCGCAACCTGATGGACCAGAAGAGCTTCCTGGAAGGCGCGCGCGCGCTGGCCTTCTGGGGCGCGCATCTGATCGACCGCGCGCATCTGGCGCAGGACAAGCAGGCGGACGACCTGGTGTCGCTGCTGACGCCGGTGATCAAGGGCTTCCTGACCGACAAGGGCTTCGAGACGGCGGTGCAGGCGCAGCAGGTCTTCGGCGGCCACGGCTACATCGAGGAACAGGGCATGTCGCAGTTCGTCCGCGACGCCCGCATCGCCATGATCTACGAGGGCGCGAACGGCGTGCAGGCGCTGGACCTCGTCGGCCGCAAGCTCGCGGCCGAGGGCGGCAAGCCGATCATGGCCTTCTTCGAGATGGTGAAAGCCGAGATCAAGGCGCAGGAAGCCGACGAAACGCTGCGGGTCCAGTTCTGCGAGCCGCTGAAGGCGGCCTCGAAGGACCTGCAATCGGCGGCGATGTTCTTCATGGAACAGGGCATGAAGAACCCGAACGCGGCGCTGGCCGGCTCCTATGACTTCATGCACCTGTTCGGCCATGTGGCGCTGGGGCTGATGTGGACCCGCATGGCCGCCGCGTCGCGCAAGGCGCTGGAGGAAGGCACGCAGGACGCCGCGTTCCACGAAACCAAGCTGGCCACCGGCCGCTACTACATGGCGCGGCAATTGCCGGCGACCGCGATGCATCTCGCCCGCATCCGCTCGGGCGCCGAGCCGGTGATGGCGCTGGATGCGGCGCGGTTTTGA
- a CDS encoding MerR family DNA-binding transcriptional regulator: MGDALMTIRQMCDAFEVTPRTLRFYEARELLFPQRNGQHRLYGRTDRARLKLILRGKRFGFSLEQIRQLLELYDPAERNITQTEATLATARERLADMERQHQELGIALSELRDQIAQGETWLQNLKSGA, encoded by the coding sequence ATGGGCGATGCGTTGATGACCATCCGGCAGATGTGCGACGCCTTCGAGGTGACGCCGCGCACGCTGCGCTTCTATGAGGCGCGCGAGCTGCTGTTTCCGCAGCGCAACGGCCAGCACCGGCTTTATGGCCGCACCGACCGGGCGCGGCTGAAGCTGATCCTGCGCGGCAAGCGCTTCGGCTTCTCGCTGGAACAGATCCGGCAGCTGCTGGAGCTCTATGACCCGGCCGAGCGCAACATTACCCAGACCGAGGCCACCCTGGCCACCGCGCGCGAGCGGCTGGCCGACATGGAACGCCAGCACCAGGAACTGGGCATCGCGCTTTCCGAGCTGCGCGACCAGATCGCCCAGGGCGAGACCTGGCTGCAAAACCTGAAATCCGGCGCCTGA